The proteins below come from a single Natrinema sp. SYSU A 869 genomic window:
- a CDS encoding Glu/Leu/Phe/Val dehydrogenase dimerization domain-containing protein: MTTDTDPANDEQSRTDPDLDAPWTYAMTAARRLSLPDEIEQRLLYPRHRQRITVQFERDDGTLGTCDGYRVRHDGVRGPYVGPHRYTPGLTGDDCAGLAAATTVSAALAGIPFGGAAGGVAVDPATLSRDERVRLTRSYAASVTGVGPDSDVFVPDVGTDERTMAQFADAVADRVDGPRNATVAGKPPAIGGFREITRASGQSIAHVTQDVLETDRDRSLSDATIAVYGTGPLGATAARLLEFRGGTVVAMCSDQAGLTAPDDEDGLDADLAPSYLERPGALAEYDDGEMIGTRNVLERNVDALVLSAPATVVTAKNADAIQADLVVEGATGSVTPGGQRALEDRDIAVIPDVLATAGTMIAAHLEWVRSVGRDRQSDARVSNEFGYALTDAVDDVRDRRKRCELSWREAAYSVGVSRVAAAHEVVQ; this comes from the coding sequence ATGACAACAGACACAGATCCTGCCAACGACGAACAGAGTCGGACAGATCCCGATCTCGACGCCCCATGGACGTACGCGATGACCGCCGCGCGGCGGCTCTCGCTTCCAGACGAGATCGAGCAGCGACTCCTGTATCCGCGTCACCGCCAGCGGATCACGGTCCAGTTCGAGCGCGACGACGGCACGCTCGGCACCTGTGATGGCTACCGTGTCCGCCACGACGGCGTTCGCGGACCGTACGTCGGACCGCATCGATATACCCCTGGGCTAACCGGTGACGATTGCGCCGGGCTCGCGGCCGCAACGACCGTCAGCGCCGCGCTCGCAGGAATCCCGTTCGGCGGCGCGGCGGGCGGGGTCGCGGTCGATCCGGCGACCCTCTCGCGGGACGAACGCGTCCGCCTCACCCGATCCTACGCGGCCAGCGTTACCGGCGTTGGTCCCGACAGCGACGTCTTCGTCCCGGACGTTGGGACCGACGAGCGCACGATGGCGCAGTTTGCCGACGCCGTCGCCGACCGTGTCGACGGTCCGCGCAACGCGACGGTCGCCGGCAAACCGCCGGCAATCGGTGGATTCCGAGAGATCACCCGGGCGAGTGGGCAGAGCATCGCCCACGTGACACAGGACGTCCTCGAGACGGACCGCGACCGGTCGCTATCCGACGCGACGATCGCCGTCTACGGTACCGGCCCCCTCGGCGCGACGGCCGCCCGCCTGCTCGAGTTTCGGGGTGGCACCGTCGTCGCGATGTGCAGCGATCAGGCCGGCCTCACCGCTCCCGACGACGAGGACGGGCTCGACGCGGACCTCGCCCCGAGCTATCTCGAGCGGCCGGGAGCGCTCGCCGAGTACGACGACGGAGAGATGATCGGTACCCGGAACGTCCTCGAACGGAACGTCGACGCGCTGGTCCTTTCGGCACCCGCGACGGTGGTGACCGCGAAGAACGCGGACGCGATTCAGGCCGATCTCGTCGTCGAAGGCGCGACAGGGAGTGTAACCCCCGGCGGCCAGCGCGCCCTTGAAGACCGCGATATCGCCGTCATTCCCGACGTGCTGGCGACGGCCGGGACGATGATCGCGGCCCACCTCGAGTGGGTCCGGAGCGTCGGTCGCGACCGACAGAGCGACGCCCGCGTGAGCAACGAGTTCGGCTACGCGCTCACGGACGCGGTCGATGACGTTCGAGACCGCCGCAAGCGGTGCGAACTGAGCTGGCGAGAGGCCGCCTACAGCGTCGGCGTCTCGCGAGTCGCAGCGGCACACGAGGTGGTGCAATGA
- a CDS encoding PadR family transcriptional regulator has translation MSNHTPPNTDGGDESSPNDSDEPLPDDGEHPATDDGTDPQPLTNLTGFKRDQLFVIRMLADRNPHGLVIKDELDYYYDDEITQGRLYQNLAELIEEGYVEKHPLDGRTNAYRPSTRGNERLEEHYEWERRCLFCDCP, from the coding sequence ATGTCCAATCACACCCCACCGAACACTGACGGCGGTGACGAATCGAGTCCCAACGACAGTGACGAGCCGCTTCCCGACGACGGCGAGCACCCGGCGACGGACGACGGCACAGACCCTCAGCCGTTGACGAACCTGACCGGCTTTAAGCGAGATCAGCTGTTCGTCATTCGGATGCTCGCGGACCGCAATCCGCACGGCCTCGTTATCAAGGACGAACTCGACTACTACTACGACGATGAGATCACCCAGGGACGGCTCTACCAGAACCTGGCGGAACTCATCGAAGAAGGGTATGTCGAGAAACATCCTCTCGACGGCCGAACCAATGCCTATCGGCCGAGTACGCGCGGCAACGAGCGCCTCGAGGAACACTACGAGTGGGAGCGGCGCTGTCTCTTTTGCGACTGCCCATGA
- a CDS encoding DUF2182 domain-containing protein, with product MMLAMMLPALVPAVRRYRDVLCDEPSVFLPSIAAFLGAYGLVWTLVGAVPLAIEFLVSIHGLLTATVLGVSVGTFVVGGLLAFAGGYQFTSLKRDVLERCGCCRSVPHRPAATHMARDGLEYAVNCVTCTWPLFALMVVLGTMNPLVMVGLTLVVSLERLAPDGEDVAIALGVVLLGAAAFTLLFGVPGL from the coding sequence ATGATGCTGGCGATGATGCTCCCGGCGCTCGTCCCCGCCGTTCGTCGGTATCGGGACGTCTTGTGCGACGAGCCGTCCGTCTTCCTCCCCTCGATCGCCGCGTTCCTCGGGGCGTACGGCCTCGTCTGGACGCTGGTCGGCGCAGTCCCGCTGGCGATCGAGTTCCTCGTCTCGATTCACGGCCTACTGACCGCGACGGTACTGGGCGTCAGCGTCGGCACGTTCGTGGTCGGCGGGCTGCTCGCGTTCGCCGGCGGCTACCAGTTCACGTCGCTGAAACGCGACGTCCTCGAGCGGTGTGGCTGCTGTCGGTCCGTCCCGCACCGTCCCGCAGCCACCCACATGGCTCGCGACGGCCTCGAGTACGCTGTGAACTGCGTCACCTGTACCTGGCCGCTATTCGCGCTCATGGTTGTGCTGGGTACGATGAATCCCCTCGTGATGGTCGGCCTGACGCTCGTCGTCTCGCTCGAACGGCTGGCTCCCGACGGCGAGGACGTCGCTATTGCTCTGGGCGTGGTACTGCTCGGAGCCGCCGCGTTCACGCTCCTGTTCGGTGTTCCAGGTCTCTGA